One segment of Clarias gariepinus isolate MV-2021 ecotype Netherlands chromosome 6, CGAR_prim_01v2, whole genome shotgun sequence DNA contains the following:
- the LOC128526696 gene encoding E3 ubiquitin/ISG15 ligase TRIM25 isoform X1 → MMMMMSAVRYEDVVTCIAHQLKCPICFEVFSHPVTLACGHSYCLQCINNHLKQSARRRECPQCRAELRTSCRLHKNVTIAAILELHGAGGPGVWDRVLTGSDEELGQDALQRRLDLLQQEIKKVESLLSESHSNIQNGRCFIRDRIRPQETPETPNVLSSSPDPEGGSPCAEESLGPPSVAQGDEVDQTVEFGSEESGARVSEDPDSLSGGTTSAAAALSAEFVSLYISPRLSHRRLVFIPQTRRVEVRSQRLRPQLGHFEASQCMAEQEFTTGRHYWDVETSACSGWAAGVAYAHLGKAERLGRSKSSWCIEWSNCRFSVWHDGSETQLKQTHPSRLRVLLDMDGGRLSFWTGADAETELYYFWVKFRGPVRPAFWLFGTKVGNALSFPGP, encoded by the exons atgatgatgatgatgtcggCGGTGCGGTATGAAGACGTGGTGACGTGTATCGCCCACCAGCTGAAATGTCCGATTTGTTTCGAGGTGTTCAGCCACCCGGTCACTCTCGCGTGCGGACACAGTTACTGCCTGCAGTGCATTAATAACCACCTGAAGCAGAGCGCGAGGAGGAGGGAGTGTCCTCAGTGCAGGGCGGAGCTCAGGACCTCCTGCAGGCTGCACAAAAACGTCACCATCGCCGCCATCCTGGAGCTACACGGAGCGGGGGGGCCGGGGGTGTGGGACAGGGTCCTGACCGGAAGTGACGAAGagctcggtcag GATGCTCTACAGAGGAGACTGGACCTCTTGCAGCAGGAGATAAAAAAGGTGGAATCGCTGCTGTCAGAGTCTCATTCGAACATTCAG AACGGGAGATGTTTCATCAGAGACCGTATCAGACCTCAGGAGACACCAGAGACACCGAACGTGTTGAGTTCCTCACCGGACCCTGAAGGAGGAAGTCCGTGTGCTGAGGAAAGCCTGGGTCCTCCATCAGTCGCTCAGGGTgacgag GTCGATCAGACGGTGGAGTTTGGATCAGAGGAGAGCGGAGCCAGAGTGTCTGAGGATCCAGACTCTCTCAGCGGAGGCACAACGTCTGCAGCTGCAG CTCTTAGCGCTGAGTTCGTCTCGCTGTATATCTCGCCCCGGCTGAGTCACCGCCGTTTGGTTTTCATCCCTCAGACACGGAGGGTAGAGGTGCGGTCTCAGCGTCTGAGGCCACAGCTCGGCCATTTCGAAGCGTCCCAGTGTATGGCGGAGCAGGAGTTCACCACAGGGAGGCATTATTGGGATGTAGAGACGAGCGCGTGCAGCGGCTGGGCGGCCGGAGTGGCGTACGCCCACCTGGGAAAAGCTGAGCGGCTCGGGAGGAGTAAATCGTCCTGGTGTATCGAGTGGAGCAACTGCCGGTTCAGCGTCTGGCACGACGGCTCAGAGACGCAGCTGAAACAGACACACCCGAGCAGACTCCGGGTCCTGCTGGACATGGACGGGGGACGGCTTTCCTTCTGGACCGGAGCGGATGCAGAAACCGAGCTGTATTACTTCTGGGTGAAGTTCAGAGGCCCGGTTAGACCTGCGTTCTGGCTGTTTGGGACGAAGGTTGGGAACGCCCTGTCCTTCCCCGGACCCTGA
- the LOC128526696 gene encoding E3 ubiquitin/ISG15 ligase TRIM25 isoform X2, whose translation MMMMMSAVRYEDVVTCIAHQLKCPICFEVFSHPVTLACGHSYCLQCINNHLKQSARRRECPQCRAELRTSCRLHKNVTIAAILELHGAGGPGVWDRVLTGSDEELGQDALQRRLDLLQQEIKKVESLLSESHSNIQNGRCFIRDRIRPQETPETPNVLSSSPDPEGGSPCAEESLGPPSVAQGDETVEFGSEESGARVSEDPDSLSGGTTSAAAALSAEFVSLYISPRLSHRRLVFIPQTRRVEVRSQRLRPQLGHFEASQCMAEQEFTTGRHYWDVETSACSGWAAGVAYAHLGKAERLGRSKSSWCIEWSNCRFSVWHDGSETQLKQTHPSRLRVLLDMDGGRLSFWTGADAETELYYFWVKFRGPVRPAFWLFGTKVGNALSFPGP comes from the exons atgatgatgatgatgtcggCGGTGCGGTATGAAGACGTGGTGACGTGTATCGCCCACCAGCTGAAATGTCCGATTTGTTTCGAGGTGTTCAGCCACCCGGTCACTCTCGCGTGCGGACACAGTTACTGCCTGCAGTGCATTAATAACCACCTGAAGCAGAGCGCGAGGAGGAGGGAGTGTCCTCAGTGCAGGGCGGAGCTCAGGACCTCCTGCAGGCTGCACAAAAACGTCACCATCGCCGCCATCCTGGAGCTACACGGAGCGGGGGGGCCGGGGGTGTGGGACAGGGTCCTGACCGGAAGTGACGAAGagctcggtcag GATGCTCTACAGAGGAGACTGGACCTCTTGCAGCAGGAGATAAAAAAGGTGGAATCGCTGCTGTCAGAGTCTCATTCGAACATTCAG AACGGGAGATGTTTCATCAGAGACCGTATCAGACCTCAGGAGACACCAGAGACACCGAACGTGTTGAGTTCCTCACCGGACCCTGAAGGAGGAAGTCCGTGTGCTGAGGAAAGCCTGGGTCCTCCATCAGTCGCTCAGGGTgacgag ACGGTGGAGTTTGGATCAGAGGAGAGCGGAGCCAGAGTGTCTGAGGATCCAGACTCTCTCAGCGGAGGCACAACGTCTGCAGCTGCAG CTCTTAGCGCTGAGTTCGTCTCGCTGTATATCTCGCCCCGGCTGAGTCACCGCCGTTTGGTTTTCATCCCTCAGACACGGAGGGTAGAGGTGCGGTCTCAGCGTCTGAGGCCACAGCTCGGCCATTTCGAAGCGTCCCAGTGTATGGCGGAGCAGGAGTTCACCACAGGGAGGCATTATTGGGATGTAGAGACGAGCGCGTGCAGCGGCTGGGCGGCCGGAGTGGCGTACGCCCACCTGGGAAAAGCTGAGCGGCTCGGGAGGAGTAAATCGTCCTGGTGTATCGAGTGGAGCAACTGCCGGTTCAGCGTCTGGCACGACGGCTCAGAGACGCAGCTGAAACAGACACACCCGAGCAGACTCCGGGTCCTGCTGGACATGGACGGGGGACGGCTTTCCTTCTGGACCGGAGCGGATGCAGAAACCGAGCTGTATTACTTCTGGGTGAAGTTCAGAGGCCCGGTTAGACCTGCGTTCTGGCTGTTTGGGACGAAGGTTGGGAACGCCCTGTCCTTCCCCGGACCCTGA